One region of Vibrio sp. FE10 genomic DNA includes:
- the pntA gene encoding Re/Si-specific NAD(P)(+) transhydrogenase subunit alpha, whose protein sequence is MQIGVPKETLAGETRVAASPKSVEQLLKLGFEVCVESQAGALASFDDTAYEQAGAKVVTADEAWKSDIIFKVNAPIVDESKNEIELLKDGATLVSFIWPAQNPELMEQLSSRNVNVMAMDSVPRISRAQALDALSSMANIAGYRAVVEAAHEFGRFFTGQITAAGKVPPAKVLVAGAGVAGLAAIGAAGSLGAIVRSFDVRPEVKEQVESMGAEFLEVDFKEDTSAGDGYAKEMSDAFNKKAEELYAAQAKDVDIIITTALIPGRPAPKLITKEMVDSMSAGSVIVDLAAANGGNCEYTVADKVITTANGVKVVGYTDMVGRLPTQSSQLYATNLVNLLKLLCKEKDGNIDIDFEDVVIRGVTVVKAGEVTWPAPPIQVSAQPQQAKPQAVKPQPKVQEPVSPVKKAAGMAVAVGAFAWIASVAPAAFLSHFTVFVLACVVGYYVVWNVSHSLHTPLMSVTNAISGIIVVGALLQIGQGSGVVTFLSFIAVLIASINIFGGFTVTKRMLEMFRKD, encoded by the coding sequence ATGCAAATTGGTGTACCAAAAGAAACACTCGCAGGTGAAACGCGAGTCGCTGCATCGCCGAAATCGGTAGAACAGCTTCTAAAATTAGGATTTGAAGTTTGTGTTGAATCACAAGCAGGTGCGTTAGCAAGTTTTGATGATACAGCTTATGAACAAGCTGGAGCAAAAGTTGTAACCGCAGATGAAGCTTGGAAATCCGATATTATCTTTAAAGTTAACGCTCCCATCGTTGACGAGTCTAAAAATGAAATCGAGTTACTTAAAGATGGCGCAACACTGGTCAGCTTTATTTGGCCTGCCCAAAACCCAGAATTAATGGAACAGCTTTCTAGCCGTAATGTTAATGTGATGGCAATGGACTCGGTACCACGTATTTCTAGAGCTCAAGCTTTGGATGCATTGAGCTCTATGGCAAACATTGCGGGTTACCGCGCTGTTGTTGAAGCCGCTCATGAGTTTGGTCGTTTCTTTACAGGTCAAATTACGGCTGCAGGTAAGGTTCCACCAGCGAAAGTATTGGTTGCTGGTGCGGGTGTTGCTGGCCTTGCGGCTATTGGCGCTGCGGGTAGCTTAGGTGCGATCGTTCGTTCATTCGATGTTCGTCCTGAAGTAAAAGAGCAAGTCGAGTCTATGGGCGCTGAATTCTTGGAAGTCGATTTCAAAGAAGACACAAGCGCTGGTGATGGCTACGCGAAAGAGATGTCTGACGCGTTCAACAAGAAAGCAGAAGAGCTCTACGCGGCTCAAGCGAAAGACGTTGATATCATCATTACGACGGCACTGATTCCAGGGCGTCCTGCGCCTAAGCTGATCACAAAAGAAATGGTAGATAGCATGAGCGCGGGTAGCGTGATTGTGGATCTTGCAGCGGCCAATGGTGGTAACTGTGAATATACCGTTGCTGATAAAGTGATCACGACCGCTAATGGCGTAAAAGTTGTGGGTTACACCGACATGGTCGGTCGCTTGCCGACTCAGTCGTCTCAACTGTACGCAACTAACTTGGTTAACTTGCTGAAACTGCTTTGCAAAGAGAAAGACGGCAATATCGATATCGACTTTGAAGATGTTGTGATTCGTGGTGTTACCGTGGTTAAAGCGGGCGAAGTCACTTGGCCAGCTCCACCAATTCAAGTTTCAGCGCAACCTCAACAAGCGAAACCTCAAGCTGTTAAGCCACAACCAAAAGTTCAAGAGCCTGTTTCCCCGGTTAAGAAAGCGGCGGGTATGGCAGTGGCAGTTGGTGCCTTTGCTTGGATAGCTTCGGTTGCGCCGGCTGCGTTCTTATCTCACTTTACCGTTTTTGTTCTCGCTTGTGTGGTGGGTTATTACGTAGTTTGGAATGTGAGTCATTCTCTGCATACGCCTTTGATGTCAGTAACAAACGCAATCTCAGGGATCATTGTTGTGGGCGCATTGTTGCAAATAGGACAAGGAAGTGGCGTTGTCACGTTCTTATCATTTATTGCCGTATTAATTGCAAGTATCAATATCTTTGGTGGCTTTACCGTGACCAAACGTATGCTTGAAATGTTCCGTAAAGACTAA
- the pntB gene encoding Re/Si-specific NAD(P)(+) transhydrogenase subunit beta, which yields MSEGLVQAAYIIAAVFFIMSLAGLSKQESARAGNYYGITGMAIALIATIFGPHSAGIVWIIIAMVIGGGIGIHYAKKVEMTEMPELVAILHSFVGMAAVLVGYNSYIDAPEAATHAEHVIHLVEVFLGVFIGAVTFTGSIVAFGKLRGTISSSALNIPHKHKWNLAAIVASTLLMIMFVKADGSMFALMLMTLIAFAFGYHLVASIGGADMPVVVSMLNSYSGWAAAAAGFMLANDLLIVTGALVGSSGAILSYIMCKAMNRSFISVIAGGFGQEVVVSDGDEEQGEHRETSAEDVADMLKNSKSVIITPGYGMAVAQAQYPVHEITEKLRAQGINVRFGIHPVAGRLPGHMNVLLAEAKVPYDVVLEMDEINDDFNETDTVLVIGANDTVNPAALEDPNSPIAGMPVLEVWNAQNVIVFKRSMNTGYAGVQNPLFFKDNTQMLFGDAKKSCLSILEHL from the coding sequence ATGTCTGAAGGATTAGTACAAGCAGCTTATATCATAGCTGCTGTATTCTTTATAATGAGCTTAGCCGGACTATCGAAACAGGAATCTGCTCGCGCAGGTAACTATTACGGTATCACTGGTATGGCAATCGCATTGATCGCAACGATCTTTGGCCCTCACTCTGCAGGTATTGTGTGGATCATCATTGCTATGGTGATCGGTGGTGGTATTGGTATCCACTACGCGAAGAAAGTAGAAATGACAGAAATGCCTGAGCTGGTGGCTATTTTGCACAGCTTCGTAGGTATGGCTGCGGTACTTGTTGGTTACAACAGCTACATTGACGCACCAGAAGCGGCAACCCACGCAGAACACGTTATCCATCTTGTAGAAGTTTTCCTTGGCGTGTTTATCGGTGCGGTTACGTTCACGGGCTCTATTGTTGCGTTTGGTAAGCTTCGTGGGACGATTTCATCGTCTGCATTGAACATCCCTCATAAGCACAAGTGGAACCTAGCGGCTATCGTTGCTTCTACATTGCTAATGATTATGTTCGTTAAAGCGGATGGCAGCATGTTTGCTCTTATGCTGATGACGCTTATCGCATTTGCTTTCGGTTACCACTTGGTGGCATCGATTGGTGGTGCAGATATGCCAGTGGTTGTATCGATGCTGAACTCTTACTCTGGTTGGGCAGCAGCGGCAGCAGGTTTCATGCTTGCAAACGACCTGTTGATCGTAACCGGTGCATTGGTTGGTTCGTCAGGTGCGATTCTGTCTTACATCATGTGTAAGGCAATGAACCGCTCGTTCATTAGCGTTATTGCTGGTGGATTTGGCCAAGAAGTGGTTGTGTCTGATGGCGATGAAGAGCAGGGTGAACACCGCGAAACATCAGCTGAAGATGTGGCTGACATGCTGAAAAACTCTAAGTCAGTCATCATCACTCCAGGATACGGCATGGCAGTAGCTCAAGCTCAATATCCAGTGCATGAAATCACTGAGAAGCTAAGAGCGCAGGGCATTAATGTTCGATTTGGCATCCACCCAGTTGCTGGTCGATTGCCGGGTCACATGAACGTACTGCTTGCTGAAGCGAAAGTACCTTATGATGTTGTTCTTGAAATGGACGAAATCAATGATGACTTTAATGAGACAGATACTGTATTGGTTATTGGTGCAAACGACACCGTAAACCCTGCAGCATTGGAAGATCCAAACAGCCCAATCGCTGGTATGCCAGTGCTTGAAGTTTGGAACGCTCAAAATGTTATCGTGTTCAAACGTTCTATGAATACAGGTTATGCCGGTGTGCAAAACCCGTTGTTCTTTAAAGACAATACTCAGATGTTGTTTGGTGATGCGAAGAAAAGCTGCTTAAGCATTTTAGAACATCTATAA
- a CDS encoding GGDEF domain-containing protein, whose protein sequence is MASSFVTSSMFRFCFPLLLLAMLLVGMNNVILVTDSNLGFASNLPYILLSVAVLLCHTFRQGRMAMVSLTMLVAYLIIQVRLQTPLNTGTTLLELSLLAALVPVTCLLVYAFPDNGVNSKSMFLYALVVVLFMIWAQLIVSHFHAGGFESWSEGILFTVRDFSKLPFILVLYSLCLLGLTSILVLVYNRSIDVVVYSAILLSSSTFIFFDIQYISSTMFSLSGILIIVYVMSASHDMAFNDQLTNIPGRHALEVDMKHLGRKYSMAMVDIDHFKKFNDTYGHDIGDDVLKLVARILRETTGGAKAYRYGGEEFTIIFKGKNTEQAKEHLQVLISEIQNYDMIIRNTHERPDDHEVGMQKRGKNGKPSEVVNVTVSIGLSDSTTTKQPEEVLKLADNALYKAKETGRNKLCVNS, encoded by the coding sequence ATGGCATCTTCTTTTGTAACGTCGAGCATGTTTCGATTTTGCTTTCCCTTACTTCTATTAGCAATGTTACTCGTAGGTATGAACAACGTCATTCTCGTGACGGATTCAAACTTAGGTTTTGCTAGCAACCTTCCGTATATTTTATTGAGCGTTGCCGTTTTGCTGTGCCACACATTCAGGCAAGGTCGTATGGCTATGGTGTCTCTCACCATGCTCGTTGCCTATTTGATCATCCAAGTCCGCTTACAAACCCCATTAAACACTGGAACCACATTATTGGAGCTGTCTCTGCTGGCCGCTTTAGTGCCGGTTACTTGCTTATTGGTGTATGCCTTCCCTGATAACGGGGTTAACTCAAAGTCCATGTTCCTTTACGCCTTGGTTGTGGTGCTATTCATGATCTGGGCGCAACTTATTGTTTCTCACTTCCATGCCGGAGGTTTTGAATCATGGAGTGAAGGCATTCTCTTTACCGTTAGAGACTTTTCTAAGCTGCCTTTTATTCTGGTGCTCTATAGCCTTTGTTTACTGGGCCTAACGTCGATTTTGGTTTTGGTCTATAACCGCTCTATCGATGTCGTTGTCTACAGCGCGATTTTGTTGTCTTCGAGTACCTTCATATTCTTTGATATCCAATACATCTCAAGCACCATGTTCTCTTTGTCAGGCATATTGATTATCGTCTATGTAATGTCCGCTAGCCACGATATGGCGTTTAATGACCAACTGACTAACATCCCTGGCAGACATGCATTAGAAGTCGATATGAAGCACCTAGGCCGTAAATACTCGATGGCCATGGTCGATATCGATCACTTCAAAAAATTCAATGATACCTATGGGCATGACATTGGCGACGATGTGTTAAAGCTAGTAGCGCGTATATTAAGAGAAACGACAGGTGGCGCGAAAGCTTATCGTTATGGTGGTGAAGAGTTCACGATCATTTTCAAAGGTAAGAACACTGAGCAAGCCAAAGAGCATCTTCAAGTGCTAATTTCTGAGATCCAGAATTACGATATGATCATTCGTAATACTCACGAACGCCCTGATGATCATGAAGTGGGCATGCAAAAACGCGGCAAGAATGGCAAGCCAAGTGAAGTGGTGAATGTCACGGTGAGTATTGGCCTGTCTGATAGTACAACCACCAAACAGCCCGAAGAAGTGTTGAAGCTAGCCGATAATGCACTTTACAAAGCGAAGGAAACTGGGCGAAATAAACTGTGCGTTAACAGCTAG
- a CDS encoding late competence development ComFB family protein: MQISVDVHNYMETLVGHVLATEEYVSSYTSEQLADLACLALGQLKPIYIRFDIDFLSALPEDKLVLYKRNSEIAVKNAESMIIEDRRRDRTDNVPVIFSQHNFDDDVELQWYEKPLLNTKQS; the protein is encoded by the coding sequence ATGCAAATCAGTGTGGATGTACACAATTATATGGAAACGCTTGTTGGTCATGTACTGGCTACCGAGGAGTATGTGTCGAGTTATACAAGTGAGCAGCTTGCCGATCTCGCTTGCCTTGCGTTGGGCCAACTGAAACCTATCTATATCCGTTTTGATATTGATTTTCTTTCGGCATTACCGGAAGACAAATTAGTGCTCTATAAAAGAAATAGTGAGATCGCAGTCAAAAATGCAGAAAGCATGATTATTGAGGATCGAAGACGAGATCGAACGGACAATGTGCCCGTTATATTTAGTCAACACAATTTTGACGATGACGTAGAATTGCAATGGTATGAAAAGCCATTGTTGAACACTAAACAGTCGTGA
- a CDS encoding GGDEF domain-containing protein, with protein MHIRFESRVRVSIMSDKAFRKLNIFLSIFCLATTLVSLISFNTLMNKSHVITPDKYPTRVHTDRDHDGGTVGSLNRSEDGIELQCDFKRTYSLPYCEIEFVISTQGKGLDLSTFDSVTINMDYQGQEDPRFRFYIRNYDKNYSVKGDAMSNKFNRLDFSLPDASHIDLGYFNVPFWWIDHYNRPVSDSAVDITNAVSVELGLGASTLDGHHSLKISSIVFHGKIISKALLVELLVGLWVMYAIYYIGCALHIAQRSKMRAAEQQRYLTQEIQELKVKATTDPLTGCRNRTEALDTFYDFEWLAQQGKMIHIALFDLDHFKQINDQHGHEVGDKVLIQFVATANESLGEQYLLYRWGGEEFLLVCLEQTALQCNESIDNFYLAMDQSLWPKALKVTASTGVTQLKEHESIRTAIKRADKALYQAKDNGRNQVVTFY; from the coding sequence TTGCACATTAGGTTCGAATCACGTGTACGGGTTAGTATCATGAGCGACAAAGCATTCCGAAAACTCAACATATTCCTTTCGATTTTTTGCCTAGCAACCACCCTAGTGTCGTTGATCTCATTTAATACGCTCATGAATAAGAGCCACGTTATTACACCAGACAAATACCCTACACGCGTTCACACAGACAGAGACCATGATGGTGGCACCGTAGGCTCGTTAAACAGGTCAGAAGATGGAATCGAGTTACAGTGTGACTTTAAACGGACCTATAGCTTACCCTACTGTGAAATTGAGTTCGTTATATCGACACAAGGTAAAGGGCTCGATCTCTCTACGTTCGATTCGGTCACCATTAATATGGATTACCAAGGCCAAGAAGACCCAAGGTTTCGCTTCTACATTCGTAATTACGACAAGAATTACAGCGTGAAAGGCGATGCTATGTCGAACAAGTTCAATCGCTTAGACTTCTCGTTACCAGATGCAAGCCACATTGATTTGGGCTACTTCAATGTCCCTTTCTGGTGGATTGATCATTATAACCGCCCTGTTTCTGATAGCGCGGTAGACATTACAAACGCGGTGTCTGTTGAACTTGGGCTTGGTGCCAGCACGCTCGATGGGCATCATTCACTTAAGATCTCGAGCATTGTTTTCCACGGTAAAATCATCAGTAAAGCTTTGTTAGTTGAGCTTTTGGTTGGACTATGGGTGATGTATGCCATCTATTATATAGGTTGCGCATTACATATCGCACAGCGAAGCAAAATGCGTGCAGCAGAGCAACAACGCTATTTAACCCAAGAAATTCAAGAGCTAAAGGTAAAGGCCACAACCGATCCGTTGACCGGATGTAGAAACCGAACCGAAGCGTTAGATACTTTCTATGATTTCGAATGGTTGGCGCAACAAGGAAAAATGATTCACATCGCGTTATTTGATTTAGACCATTTTAAGCAGATCAACGATCAACATGGCCATGAAGTGGGTGACAAAGTACTTATTCAGTTTGTCGCAACGGCGAACGAGAGCCTTGGTGAGCAGTACTTGCTTTATCGCTGGGGTGGTGAAGAGTTTCTACTCGTTTGCTTGGAACAAACTGCGCTACAGTGTAACGAATCTATCGATAATTTTTACCTAGCAATGGACCAAAGCCTTTGGCCTAAAGCCCTTAAAGTAACGGCTTCGACCGGAGTAACGCAGCTTAAGGAGCATGAATCGATACGTACTGCCATCAAACGTGCAGACAAAGCTCTCTACCAAGCGAAAGACAACGGACGAAACCAAGTCGTTACGTTTTACTAA
- a CDS encoding YoaH family protein, which yields MLNDLPTLSHEEQQKAVERIQEMMTQGISTAQAIKIVAEQIREEMSNKEE from the coding sequence ATGCTAAACGACTTACCAACCCTTTCTCACGAAGAACAACAGAAAGCTGTTGAACGAATTCAAGAAATGATGACTCAGGGCATCAGCACAGCACAAGCTATCAAAATCGTTGCTGAGCAAATTCGTGAAGAAATGAGTAATAAAGAAGAGTAG
- a CDS encoding conjugal transfer protein TraF, with product MKKTTKLLATSIAFASLPLSAANYAIEARGDAMGGVGVVSANFLTAPFYNPALVAIYRRNDDMGMITPSFGGSYNDPDDMKSNIDSVVDASNTADLDAALNKLDGNQANVELGGVVAFALPNQFVAANLFAKAYTESFATPNVYSTGSDTDKLELSTVEAVSIGVAEVGLSLAKYQTFMGQHISFGITPKIQRIYTYNYVASVNDYDLSDVRENSDGETAFNMDAGALWFFGPFRVGVAATNLISRDIETKDTTRTLTSSTTGATHQVGGKYTYQLEPVYTVGAGIVSDYFTFSVDYDLNETEKFTSFEDNEQMIRVGTEVDLLRQLKLRGGYYKNLAYSDSEGTVTAGIGISPLNLFQLDLSANYTNENAMGASINFLASY from the coding sequence ATGAAAAAAACTACTAAACTACTCGCAACGTCAATTGCATTCGCCAGTCTTCCTCTTTCAGCAGCAAACTACGCCATTGAAGCGCGTGGTGATGCGATGGGTGGTGTTGGTGTTGTTTCTGCAAACTTCTTAACCGCTCCATTCTATAATCCAGCATTGGTTGCTATCTATCGTCGTAACGATGATATGGGTATGATTACGCCAAGTTTTGGTGGTAGCTATAACGACCCAGACGACATGAAGTCGAACATCGATAGTGTTGTTGATGCTTCAAACACTGCAGACTTAGATGCCGCACTGAATAAACTGGATGGCAACCAAGCCAACGTTGAATTGGGCGGTGTCGTTGCATTCGCACTTCCTAACCAGTTTGTTGCTGCAAACCTTTTCGCGAAAGCTTACACAGAATCATTTGCGACCCCTAATGTTTACAGCACGGGTTCAGATACCGACAAGCTTGAGTTGTCTACTGTAGAAGCTGTTTCTATTGGAGTTGCAGAGGTTGGTCTTTCTCTAGCAAAATACCAAACCTTTATGGGCCAACACATCTCATTTGGTATCACACCTAAGATCCAACGCATTTACACATACAACTACGTTGCTTCAGTTAATGATTACGACTTATCTGACGTAAGAGAAAACAGTGACGGTGAAACAGCCTTCAACATGGACGCTGGTGCACTTTGGTTCTTCGGTCCATTCCGAGTCGGTGTTGCGGCTACCAACTTGATCTCTCGAGATATCGAAACTAAAGATACAACAAGAACACTAACCAGCAGCACAACTGGCGCGACTCACCAAGTCGGCGGTAAATACACTTATCAACTTGAGCCGGTTTACACCGTTGGTGCAGGTATTGTGTCTGACTACTTTACGTTTAGTGTCGATTACGATTTGAATGAGACTGAAAAGTTTACTTCGTTCGAAGACAACGAACAGATGATTCGTGTTGGTACCGAAGTTGATCTTCTACGTCAGCTTAAGCTAAGGGGAGGGTACTACAAGAACCTGGCTTACTCTGATTCAGAAGGAACAGTCACAGCCGGTATTGGTATTTCGCCACTCAACTTGTTCCAGTTAGATCTAAGTGCTAACTACACGAACGAAAATGCAATGGGCGCTTCAATCAATTTCCTTGCTAGTTACTAA
- the vxrA gene encoding sensor histidine kinase VxrA: MIKRIYTLFIASLVVSANAFADSLPERIDHFTKLFDHQTAIESYDIRLLQADYPTRLIMPSSMLPQTAEYPLKDIQRLYQLSKTCSGKLPLSPLITEPLVFTRAMCKGTKLSDRWFSRSGLIHPGGGSYAARYVEKYPDKFDSLKRFMHIQERPNVEHDELLSRLQDMDSEAITALLAGASMFVELDEMWVKRGDRYYLYKEPVWSENATLAGLSLSLSSEGNSCFVQRGNVCWEIEDHSELLQVAMFILVFANIMLVVGWAIYRWNSKKQEMKSRMLVLQILTHELRTPIASLSLTVEGFRREFEHLPETVYDEFRRLCEDTRRLRQLAEASKDYLQSDNQPLATEWVPSVQEWLEYKVEEDFAPGIELRVNKDIAAKLNVYWLGTCIDNLIRNAVKYGVAPVILELNTSDKKLTFKVIDNGDLSRKDWGQLRKPFVSKSGLGLGLTIVESMVGKMGGHMTLIGPPTTFILEIPCETDIASR, encoded by the coding sequence ATCATCAAAAGAATATATACTCTGTTCATCGCTTCGTTAGTCGTTTCAGCAAATGCGTTTGCTGATTCTTTGCCTGAGCGTATCGATCACTTTACTAAGTTGTTTGATCATCAAACGGCCATCGAGTCTTATGATATTCGATTGCTTCAGGCGGATTATCCAACTCGCTTGATCATGCCGTCTTCAATGCTGCCACAAACAGCAGAGTACCCATTAAAAGATATTCAACGCCTCTACCAGTTATCTAAGACGTGTAGCGGGAAATTACCACTTAGCCCATTAATCACTGAGCCTTTGGTGTTTACTCGCGCAATGTGTAAAGGCACTAAACTTTCTGATCGTTGGTTTAGTCGTAGTGGGCTTATCCACCCAGGTGGTGGTTCTTATGCCGCGCGTTACGTTGAAAAGTACCCTGATAAGTTCGACTCCTTGAAGCGCTTTATGCATATTCAAGAGCGCCCAAACGTCGAACATGATGAATTGTTATCTCGCTTGCAGGATATGGACAGCGAAGCGATTACGGCACTGCTGGCTGGTGCAAGCATGTTTGTCGAACTTGATGAAATGTGGGTTAAACGCGGCGACAGATACTATTTATACAAAGAACCTGTTTGGTCTGAAAACGCAACACTAGCGGGTTTATCGCTCAGTTTATCTTCAGAAGGCAACAGTTGTTTCGTTCAACGCGGTAACGTGTGTTGGGAGATAGAAGATCACTCGGAACTTCTGCAAGTCGCCATGTTCATACTGGTGTTTGCCAATATCATGCTTGTGGTGGGTTGGGCGATATACCGTTGGAACAGTAAGAAGCAAGAGATGAAAAGTCGAATGCTTGTCCTTCAGATCTTAACGCACGAACTAAGAACACCGATCGCGAGTTTATCTCTAACGGTTGAAGGCTTTAGACGTGAATTCGAACACTTACCAGAAACGGTATATGATGAATTCCGTCGACTTTGTGAAGACACTCGTCGTTTAAGGCAGTTAGCTGAAGCGAGTAAAGATTACCTGCAGTCGGATAATCAACCACTGGCCACTGAGTGGGTGCCGAGTGTACAAGAATGGCTTGAATATAAAGTCGAAGAAGATTTTGCTCCGGGTATCGAACTCCGAGTAAACAAAGACATTGCTGCAAAATTGAACGTATATTGGTTAGGTACGTGTATCGATAACCTGATCAGAAACGCCGTGAAATACGGTGTGGCTCCAGTGATACTAGAACTGAATACTTCTGACAAGAAGCTGACATTCAAAGTTATAGATAATGGAGACTTGTCCCGTAAAGATTGGGGGCAACTAAGAAAGCCATTTGTAAGTAAAAGTGGACTAGGTTTAGGTCTGACGATAGTGGAATCTATGGTCGGAAAAATGGGCGGTCACATGACGCTGATAGGCCCCCCAACAACATTTATTTTGGAGATACCTTGTGAAACAGACATTGCTTCTCGTTGA
- a CDS encoding HlyU family transcriptional regulator, translating to MGFFSRLFGGKEKTEQKVEIEPVEYKGFNIYQDAIAESGQYRVAGRIEKEIDGETKTHRFIRSDVVSNKQDADELMLKKSQMFIDQMGDNIFS from the coding sequence GTGGGATTCTTTTCTAGATTATTTGGTGGCAAAGAAAAAACCGAACAAAAAGTAGAGATTGAGCCAGTGGAATATAAAGGCTTCAATATCTATCAAGACGCCATTGCAGAATCTGGTCAGTACCGTGTGGCTGGTCGTATCGAGAAGGAAATCGACGGTGAAACTAAAACTCATCGTTTTATTCGTTCTGATGTTGTTTCAAACAAACAAGACGCCGATGAATTGATGCTTAAAAAATCGCAAATGTTCATTGACCAAATGGGCGACAATATATTTAGCTAA
- a CDS encoding DUF2861 family protein, giving the protein MKKALLPLLALASIVSPAQAADWFKNSDTLTQVHKHLLDNDLSQMFDSLVEVWQINSSQVREDHLNELFDQALNKDCGKTLTKKTLPEWINSVVVKRHTIQSPGRDTFRVVIEVESEENIQDITFEKWVDKVVSSDSELTKDNEVVNNASVSLYKQRYNLPSQLDSGLYRLNVKAEGGVAWSTWIILGEITMRQQVRWASKDTWRIDKKELLNPYCPLPKLDVGLYDYIDEHYEQVWGKSYESDYPISLSAEEVPNDRYVLAVSMIHSRWQGDIAIEQAQTISKTYDISSEEELK; this is encoded by the coding sequence ATGAAAAAAGCCTTACTTCCACTGTTAGCGTTAGCAAGTATCGTTAGCCCGGCACAAGCGGCCGATTGGTTTAAGAATAGTGATACTCTGACGCAAGTGCACAAACATCTGCTGGATAACGACTTATCCCAGATGTTTGATTCATTAGTGGAAGTTTGGCAAATTAATTCTTCTCAAGTAAGAGAAGATCACCTCAATGAATTATTTGACCAAGCGTTGAATAAGGATTGTGGAAAAACCCTCACCAAAAAGACCTTACCGGAATGGATTAATTCGGTGGTCGTCAAAAGACACACCATTCAAAGCCCTGGACGAGATACGTTTAGAGTCGTTATCGAAGTTGAATCTGAAGAGAATATCCAAGACATCACCTTCGAGAAATGGGTCGACAAAGTTGTATCATCAGACAGCGAACTCACTAAAGACAACGAAGTCGTGAATAACGCTTCAGTCAGTCTTTATAAGCAACGTTACAATTTACCTTCTCAATTGGACTCTGGCTTATACCGTTTGAATGTGAAAGCCGAAGGTGGCGTAGCATGGAGCACTTGGATCATTCTTGGTGAAATTACGATGCGACAACAAGTACGTTGGGCATCTAAAGACACCTGGAGAATCGACAAAAAAGAGCTTCTTAACCCATATTGCCCATTACCAAAGTTAGATGTTGGTTTGTACGATTACATCGACGAACATTATGAACAGGTGTGGGGAAAAAGCTACGAGTCAGATTATCCCATCAGTTTAAGTGCTGAAGAAGTTCCTAATGATCGCTACGTTTTGGCAGTTTCGATGATACATTCGCGCTGGCAAGGTGACATAGCGATAGAACAAGCACAAACTATCAGTAAAACTTATGATATTTCTAGCGAAGAAGAGTTAAAGTAA
- the vxrB gene encoding response regulator transcription factor VxrB, translating into MKQTLLLVEDDKNLADGLLVSLEQAGYECLHAELISEVEGYWEQADLVILDRQLPDGDSVDSLPAWKKKKDIPVILLTALVTVKDKVAGLDSGANDYLTKPFAEAELFARIRAQLRLPDAEEQDASKVMAQNLVIDKATREVFFNELEVTLTRTEFDLLLFLASNLGRVFTRDELLDHVWGYNHFPTTRTVDTHVLQLRQKLPGLEIETLRGVGYKMKA; encoded by the coding sequence GTGAAACAGACATTGCTTCTCGTTGAAGATGATAAGAATTTAGCTGACGGTTTATTAGTTAGCCTTGAGCAAGCTGGATATGAATGTTTGCATGCAGAGTTAATCTCTGAAGTTGAAGGCTACTGGGAGCAAGCGGATCTAGTGATTCTAGATCGACAACTGCCAGACGGTGACTCAGTAGATTCACTACCAGCTTGGAAGAAGAAGAAAGACATTCCTGTCATTTTGCTGACGGCACTTGTGACAGTAAAAGACAAAGTCGCGGGCCTAGATTCAGGTGCAAACGACTACCTAACGAAGCCTTTCGCAGAAGCGGAACTGTTCGCTCGAATCCGTGCGCAGTTACGTCTGCCAGATGCTGAAGAGCAAGATGCATCAAAAGTGATGGCTCAGAACCTTGTTATCGACAAAGCTACTCGCGAAGTGTTTTTTAACGAGCTAGAAGTCACGCTAACACGTACTGAATTTGATCTACTCTTGTTCTTGGCAAGCAACTTGGGTCGCGTATTCACCCGTGATGAATTGCTTGACCACGTATGGGGTTACAACCATTTCCCAACAACACGTACCGTAGATACGCACGTTCTTCAACTAAGACAGAAATTACCAGGTCTTGAGATCGAAACGCTTCGTGGCGTTGGTTATAAGATGAAAGCGTAA